The Acidithiobacillus ferrooxidans ATCC 23270 genomic interval CGGCGTCAGCAGGGTCAGCAAGGCACGACCTACAGGCAATGCCTTGTTCATCCCTACTGGATGTATCCTTCCTTGCGCATCAATTTCCACTTCAATGGGTTGCAGCATAGCTCAACCCTCGAACATAATTCAGTTGAACAACGACTCAACCCCATCATAGATCATACCCCAACACCCGAAAGTTCTTCCGCATTTCCTCTTCCAGCCGCCGCCCTTCGGCCAACTGTTCCGACAGTTCCTTGGTCAGCCGATCCATCCGCGCGGCATGGTATCCCTTTTGATTCTTTGGGATGTTATATCATGAAAAGGCGGAGTGGTGAGAGCGGCGTTGGAACGCTCCCGGTCGAATGTAAATGGGCAGATGCCCGCAACCGTCAAATACCAAAAGACCCCGCCGATTCTTCGGCGGGGTCCCATCACAAACAACAGGCGTGATGAATTACTTCATCATCGACTTTTTGAACATCCGCTCCACCTTCGTGTTGGCTTCATCAGCCTTCTGATTGGCAGCGTTGGCGGTGCTCATCGCCTGATCAGCGGTGCTCTGCGCGGCGTTGGCTTTGCTCAGGGCATCGGTAGCGGTGCTCTGCGCAGCGTTGGCCTTGGCCAGTGCTTCGTTGGCGGTGGACTGCGCGGCATCAGCCTTCGCAGAAACCTTGGCAAGGTCAGAACTGGTCGCACAACCGGCCAGGCCCAAGGGCAAAATCAGCGCAGTTACCTTCAAAGCGGTGGTGAACTTGCTCATAGCAGTCTCCTTTGTTGGGTTGGAAAACGAGCAAACAAAGCATAGCTAAAAAAACAACAACGCGCCAGTCCTTACACACAGTCTTTACACACGTTTCTCCGGTGGTGCCGCAATCCGGTGCATCAGTCGCACGAGCGACCACCCGGCCCACCTTCACCGGCACGCCACAAAAAATGGATCACCTCTTTTAACCTGATCCAACATCATCCAGCCGACATGATGACAGAGCATAGACTGCGGGTGGGGCGGCCCCATCTCATTGTTTACAAATAAATAAAATTATCTTCTTGACTTTTATCATATTTTTTGTAAAATGCTGTTTCATTTCGTCTTTTGAGAAAACTGCCAGTATCATTGCGGCCGGGAGGGGTCGCCACAGACCAGCTTAGATAAGGAGATAGACTTGATACGACGATTATCTGCCGGGATGAGTCTTGCCCTGTCGACGTTTTTTCTGCCCAACGCCCTGGCGCCGAATCTGCCGGACTCGCCCGCACCATTCCTCGGCACTCCCATCAGCAGTATCGGCGACCCCCTGAAGCCGGGCGTCAGCCTGGGTGATACCACCGATGCCCAACCT includes:
- a CDS encoding Lpp/OprI family alanine-zipper lipoprotein, coding for MSKFTTALKVTALILPLGLAGCATSSDLAKVSAKADAAQSTANEALAKANAAQSTATDALSKANAAQSTADQAMSTANAANQKADEANTKVERMFKKSMMK